Within the Rosa rugosa chromosome 2, drRosRugo1.1, whole genome shotgun sequence genome, the region tttgaggaagtagcaacaagggtctgctttgtagacctccaagatatcgcagtgcttcccatggtaaagacataacccgtttgggagcgacctttgtgagggtcagagaggtaccatGCATCAGctagcaaaacccatcaaaacatcattgtcgttttgatggagggggatagggtgaggccggccacccttgatggtggtggcggcgttggcggcaacATGGCTGGCCACTATGTTATGtggacggcggctccatgcctaatggggtccgatcccattcttccgtcattcctcttctctctgtagggataaaataggcccatatcaatcgtacctcttaggtatcgaaagattgtctttacaccaatccaatggcggcgtgttggcgcagagctatgtcgagctaattaacaagttcactgcgaatgagatgtctggtctttgtgcattgagctaagtacaataatgcgcctattacacttaaatagggcacttcggcctctaatggttcttcgtcctcatcctttggacgaaacggatcttttccgggctcaagacgaCGACCGTGTTTTAAACCggtcactacggtgctcgagttctaaaccgagacaaaaccgtgttttctcaagatctttcatctcaaattcgtaTTTCAattatttagcagtttccttcaactcatctagagttccaattaggttcatgtcatcgacataaactgctacgattgcaaatccggaacttgttcttttaatgaacacgcatggacatatttcattgttaatatatcccttcccaatcaagtagtcacttagacggttataccacatccgtccggattgttttaatccatatagtgagcgttttaatcttattgaaaacgcgctccgtggtttagagccacttgatttgggtaattgaagtccatctggaaccttcatatatatctctgaatctagatccccatagagatatgctgtaaccacatccataagctgcatgtcaagtttttcggaaactaccaaactgacaaggtagcggaacgttataacgtccattaagggagaatatgtctcctcgtagtcgattccagggcgttgtgagaaaccttgcgccatgaggcgggctttatatctaaccacctcatttttctcattacgctttctaacaaagacccatttatggccaacaggttttacatctgggggtgtctgcgttataggcccaaatacctgtctctttgttagtgaatccaattcaacctggatcgcatctttccatttaggccaatccgctcttcgttgacattcttcaacagagcgaggttcgatatcatcatattctatgatttcttttgcaacatgatatgcaaacgcatcatcaattgccatagaatttctatccatcatctcatgtacactagtgtaatttatggagatctctctattctctggagttagttctgacattggagcgtcccccaatgatgtctctcggacataaccataatccggaatattctcatgagatggattattcacatcgatgattaatggattattttgtgccaaactcgctttctttcttgggcgagaatccatcgaacctataggcctcccgcgcttcctggcagaagccatgggcctagccacaacgttaccatcactgtgagaggggacgttggcgccatgctcaattgcccttgagatggcgtcatgtcctctgattttagggacatcaatccttgcaggcacgtttgcagcaggtatgtgtgatctcgtcacttttgcgatatcagaaaacgcatcaggcatcgattctgctacgttctgaagatcgagaattctccgcacttcaatttcggactgtacggttcggggatcaagatgagacagagtggggacagaccacgacaattcctgtcgttcctgttgaacattgatgttcttatctccccctaacgacgggaagactgtctcatcgaaatGACAATCGGAaaatcttgcggtaaagagatcgcctgtcaagggttctatgtgtTACACCCCACATCCGATTTACCCCTTTTACTGAGTTGCACGAATCACTGTATGTTTTACCATTCGCGGTTATAGTTTTATCTTTTAGGGGGGTggctagaagttgactttttatgggttaacaatttgagaaaatttccttcatgaaagttgtagaggacgttaaaccgagcgtgtgcatatgtggtacataaaaatcggagttcgtatgtgaaagttatagcttaaaatgtggaagttactgttcatggtaaaatttgaataaaaaatggaaagttacctgggtaggtttccaaaaccggaaacccacccctctttctctctcctctcccccgactcttCCCCCTTTCCCTTCGGATTTTCTTCCTCCCTCTGATTCctcactttccggccaccatccgGCGTGCAACCGGTCACCACAGGGGCGCCTCAACCCGCTCTGGACGCCAGTGACCTAGGATTGTGGAGTTTTGGCCGTGAAAGTCCGGATCGAAGCAAAGATTGCTCCGGCTGCAGTTTTGGGatttcgccgatttccggccattccggccacctccggccaccatattgacatcgaaggtttggtttttgatggtgatcatttcccctaaggtagttcattccaatttgcattgtagaggttgaattgatgatttttcatttctagggttcttgaagcttcggggctttccttcaccggcttgattcgactacttcgaggtaaaattggttgaTGTTGTAGTTGGGAAGTTGATTGGGCTTGTTGTGTAGATGCTAGTGCCGGagtttggtggtcatcggaggaagtggccgccggcgcgtggtccccatgcgccgccactgtaggtagcgcgtggtggcgcgtagagctGTGTTTTAATTGTCGTTTTAATCCCATGTACCCTATAATGATTGTAGAATGTAATGcatgaagtttggtggaaatcggAAGATTTACGAATTGAGTTAATTGGTTAATTATTGATTTTCGCgaattcgatcgccgaattCCTTTCGGATTCACTTTAGATATTACATCGATGAGAGATTATTGTGGGAGTAAGGATGGATGTTGTGGAGAGTTGAGGAGTTGGATTTTAGGAAAGGGGGGggggatgttttgaatttccaattaTAAGTATTGTAGAGTTAATTCCGTCctgtgaattatatatatatttatgaatgttattcgtacaggacgagaggagtctccatacgaggaaaataccgagcgacgtcaggattgagcATATAtcgtgagtggacttttatttttaagtaaatgatgcatgcatttattcttTGATtatgctctaattatttatcattttacatTTCGAGCATGTGATTTGATTTCGGAGATGGATTTCGTTTTATCTCATATAATTACTTTCGATAATGATTCGTTTCCGAAGttgcttatgatttataattttatttgatgaattatttatttccgaggtgatttccggaattttactttttagttatattcctattcatggatttgagatttttggaaaggtttcgaaatgggatttcgatggaattattttattgtttatttatttgatccttggttttggcattgggaatgccttagcaaTAATGTCGGTTTGAGAACTTTgtttatttgaagattttatggcgtgcggggtcacgtcattggaaattcttttacgagagatggggaagccttatgtatttttggatttactggattttcggttatgtttccctgtgccatactgaggggtgattatatcatgctagcattgattttccgcctttgtggcgtggtgatgggatcaccgtagcccttccgcctttgtggcgcaggttactgtctctgtgacagtaattctgtagcccggtatcctatcgctacacttagtggcgtaagggtatattacgggagttatgagagtttttagcctgggaggctatcacccgagcctgggaggctcactggTATGGCTATTGCCTTCCCCTACTCACTTTACTACTTAAGCTAGCGGGGCTAGCTCGATTttcgtttaaccagcggggctggtcttattttccttgagtatcagagttccaactttttcttttaaatcgtatgtgactagcggggctagtcggttttcatgAGTGGAACTCCTCTTGTTTTATTTTCGTTAATCATTGCATGCATCTggaatttttaaagaaataaatgtgggaaggtataaaatccatttggtttaaatttgtttatttttgtccactcacgctaacgtttttatgtactttcccctgggcccttcggtttcaaatgcccagttttcagtgttgctgctcggcgttcaggagtgagccatagtgaccgcatccgcttccgtcatcatattttgtaggttatttatttagcctactgtactctatgttaaacttatattcctagaatgctctgattactaagggatatgtgacccaaacttgtatgaattatatttgaggtctatgacctaactttggtgattgtagtaacttgtacctTTCGGAGATTATGTATGATGTTGTTAGCTTTGAGATGGGATTGGTGgaatttgggagcagggtggctccaggagttgtggttggattattagaagtgaattttgttttccgcaggattttgggttatccatttttaagggaggttatgccgaaattttttggtaaatctcctttaaaggtgggtcccgcagggccacttcggattccagggtggaattcggggtgggtcctgtcactatgtagcggacaatagttggagagtcatatccaacataaacacctaatcgtcgttgaggacccattttggtgcgctgtggcggcgcaattggcacataaactgcacacccaaatatgcgtaagtgtgagacattaggctcatacccagtcaccatctgggacgcagaaaagggttgagtggcagtaggcctcagacgaataagcacagctgcatgcaatattgcatagccccaagcagaaatagggagattggtgcgcattaccaatgccctagcgaccatttatagtcgtttaatggcggcttctgcgagaccattttgggtgtgaacatgaggaactggatgttcaacttcaatcccaatggacatgcaataatcatcaaaagtctttgatgtaaactccccagcattgtctaacctcatagacttaataggatgatcagggtggtgagcccttaacttaataatctgtgctaggagtttagcaaatgcagcgttcctagtggacaatagcatgacatgtgaccagcgtgtcgatgcatcaaccaacaccataaaatatcgaaatggtccgcatggtggttgaataggtccacaacgtcatgactcctatggtcatgttagggttttctcaaccctataccctcaacgtcatgactcctatggtcgtgctgataacgtgtttttccacaagcatgcataaataatatggTGCAGAGAGCCTCCaaacaatatttcataactctttcaaagttatagtgaagcagatattattccatcgtgcttctatgttcggaaagttgtgaatgttactaaaacgttcactaggcgcaacccaaaggttgttagcgttatcctcattcatgtactaaAACTGGAGGGCTATCTTCATGTGGCActtcatcagggtaaatgccctggaattttctatctcagtttgtgagtcttgagtggttcctttagaacagggctcttggattgtaggcaaataaatatcccgtgcccgtagaatccaatggagtaaaatcgagctcgttcaagtcttacatcctgaaaggaaagcaagaacgtattagtttcggagtcaatgcttccacgaaaactaatataagatttatgagccttaatgctaccaagaaatcgatttccaagaatatttggattagaccgaaacaatgatgtttaaatggtcaaaatctatgctcacgaacgctcttagtccgtagcttacgaacgctcttagttcgttaaatcgatgcttacggacgctcttagtccgaagtcttacgaacgctcttagttcgttaattgcgtgaatccccacgattccgctttcttaagaatcgaacccacgttataagaaaggtgggatgtagaagaagggaggttgcaagtccccgaagaaaaagaaggaggaaattAAATTTCAAAAGCGGCAGCTTTAACTTAAAACTTACTTGATGAAATTCCGaacagattctcttctgaacagcttgcACTTCGATTGATGTAccggtctcaaaacaactccgataaggctgaaattcggaggtcagatggaagagacagagatgaacaactttgatgaagaaaggattttgatctgaggttccgaactagacgtttcggggcttgcaagcagacggacgtgcacaggaaaggagaaggatgcagttggtgtgcgttggtgatgcaggggcagcagacgtgcagtggtgctgcaggggcagcagggataCGTGCGCAGTGGCGCataggtgctgcaggggcaggcgcgcaggtgaggctagcgtgggctaggagctgcggtgatgaagaagatttttgggtttttggtttttggtttgtggttaaagctcgtgctgataacgtgtttaaggaaaagagattttgagagagattgtagagagaattgtccaacatattattgagaataggagccctatatatagggattacaaagtacatattctaatgttacaaggaatactaatccatctatgattaggaattctagaaccttatctcctattactactcctagtttgataaggcacactaagtcgattttccttcaacacattgtttttttttttttttttttaacttggtGGATAAGAGAAGACAAATATATTTATCCTATAACTACAACACATTGTTGTAATAATTCTCTTAACCTTATGTTGTTACCCAGCCTAACTTGGTGATTCTCTTAACCGATTTGTTCTGTTAAAATAACTCTTGGGTGCCATATATTCCCTTGATGAACATCCTGCAATTGTTATGGAGTAAACTTCAGGGGTTTAGCATTGATGCAGAAATATGCTGCTAAAGGAACATAATAATGAGATAATTACACTGAAGCATTGACACTTTCTTAGCCCCAGAAAGCTTAACAAGGTGAGAAGAAATATCCTTGAATCAAACTCAGTTCTCCACTCTttttcactatttttttttttttttatgtaaatgaacttgaataaaaaagaaataggCAAATATAAATTACACAGAAAATCTTCCAATATACACAAGATCAAAAGACTAGTTATGTTTACAAagactaaaaattaaaaatttctgTGCGCCCTTCTCCCCTTATTTGTGCGTCTTGGGTGCCTCCTCCTCTTGCAAAATTTCTCTACGAACCATTGCTGCTTATTGGTTGTTAAAGTGTTCCCAGCAACAAATCCAACAACCAACCCACTTGCAAGTCCTGCAGGGAAGAATACACGCCATTCAAATGGATAATCAGGGTCTTGGTGATCTTCTTCAATAAAGCCTGGAGGTTGTGACTTTGAAGTCTCAGAATCTTCACATTTCACTTGCAAAGGAAATCCGCACAAACTCGGGTTTCCTAGATACGAACTTCTCTCAAACGTACGGAATTGGTTTTCATGTGGTACAGGCCCCCTTAGATGGTTGTGGGATACATTAAACGCCGAAATGGAAGTGAGTTGTTCTAGACTTCtgggtatctctcctgaaagaTGGTTATTGGAGAGATCCAATGATTCAAGTCCAGTCCAGTTCCCTATAGATGAAGGGATACTACCAATGAGAATGTTGTTGGAGAGGTTAAGCAATTGAAGCCCCACCAGATACTCGTACACAATGGTTGGAATCTCTCCTTCAAATTTGTTACTTGAGAGATCTATGACTTTGAAGTAAGGAGAATCGGCGTACTTCAAAGGTTTCAACACAACACCTATGCCAGATATTGACATCGAGTAATCATAATGATACGTTACAGCACCAACTCTGTAAGTATCTTGGAACATTGTCGACTCTTCATAAATACCGCCAACCGATTCGAGGCAATTCCAGTACACCTCATAGTTGTGTGGCAGGATTGGCAGCGTACCTGAAAAAGAATTGTGAGATAAGTCAATGATGCACAACTCTATTGAGGACCCGAGGTTTGTTGGAGCCGCGACAATTGTGCCATAAAATCTATTGGACCGCAACCTGAGAACCCTTAAAACTGGAAGATCCCATAACCAAGTTGGTAAGATGCCACTAATCTGATTCTTTCCCAAATTAAGAAACTCTAGCCGAGTACAATTGGCCATAGATATTGGTAGCTCGCCCTGCAACATATTTTCACTTAAGTCGACCGATTTAAAACTAATTCCGTTGGTACACATTGGAGGAATTTGGCCCTGAAATGAGTTATTCCGCAGGTTCAATATCTCCAAAGCACCTGAGTTACCCAAGCATTGTGGAATCAGGCCACTCAAGTTGTTGTTGGACAAATCAAGAATAAGTAGAGAACTCAAGTTGCAAAATGATGCTGACATTTCTCCACTGTAAACATTGTTTGGAACAGAATAAATTTTGATTGTTGCTGGTGGAGCTGGCAGTGATCCTTGTATCCTGTTAAACCCAAGCTGAAAAACTTTGAGATTCCTCCATGGAAGACCAACAAGGTTTTGGTCAAATCCAGATAAAGAGTTTCCAGAGAGGTTAAGACTCAACAAGGTTTCTCTAGTTGAGCTCCACATCCATTTCGGTATTTGGCCCTGAATATAGTTGTCAGATAGGTCTAGATCAACCAATCTACTACTATTCTTTAAAAATTCTGGAAACTCGGTCAAATTGCATGAACCTAATTTCAGAACTTCAAACATTGGAGCAGTAGCACTCAAACTACTTTTCATTTGAAGAGATAACTTGTTGAATGATAACTTAAGTACCCTTAACTTCTTGAGGTTGAAAAACGTATCAAAATCAACTGATCCAATTAAGTTATTTGAAGAAAGGTCAAGAAGTTCAAGATTATGAAGATAGAATAGTGACCTTGGAATTGCTCCTTGCAAATTGTTAAACCGAAGGTTTAGAAGAGTTAATTTGGTAAACTTCGTAAGCCATGATGGGATTTCACCAGTTATATTGTTATTGCCCAAGTTGAGCTCTTCTAGTTGAGTCAGGTTAGCCACAAAAGTTGGAAACTCTCCCTTCAAGTAGGTATGGCCAAGGCCCAAGTGCTGAAGTTTGGTAAGCTTTCCGATGCAAGACCAGGAATCTACGAGACTAAAATTGTTTGGTGAAATGTCTGAGTGAGTGAAACTACGGtcgaaaaaaaatgaaagatcaAGGTAATTGAGCTCGGTAAGATTGCCAAGTGAAGATGGAAGGTGAGAGTTAAACTCACAATACTCAATGTTCAAGAATTTTAAGGAACGAAGGTTACCGAGTGAAGCAGGTAAGTAACCAGAGAAACTCGTCCTCGCAACATTCAGATACTCCAAGGGACTACTCCTGTTGAAATCAGGAAAGTGACCTGTCAGGTCTTGGTTAGTGTCCA harbors:
- the LOC133733318 gene encoding receptor-like protein 7, with amino-acid sequence MGISRCNISFLQLFLFLLLNVTHFLSFVQTLCHVDEGSALLQFKESFSIHKSASENPFAYPKVASWTRKGGERSNCCSWDGVECNEETGHVIGLDLRSSCLYGSVNYNSSLFQVLVHLQKLDLSDNHFNFSEILSTLGHLTSLAYLNLSKSSFSGLIPTEISKLSKLSAIDLSFNYENSTDQLLRLEEANQLRSLVLNLTHLKQLHLSRVNIPFTVPDVLVNASSLTSLRLENCGLIGEFPVGIFHLPNLQVLDLDTNQDLTGHFPDFNRSSPLEYLNVARTSFSGYLPASLGNLRSLKFLNIEYCEFNSHLPSSLGNLTELNYLDLSFFFDRSFTHSDISPNNFSLVDSWSCIGKLTKLQHLGLGHTYLKGEFPTFVANLTQLEELNLGNNNITGEIPSWLTKFTKLTLLNLRFNNLQGAIPRSLFYLHNLELLDLSSNNLIGSVDFDTFFNLKKLRVLKLSFNKLSLQMKSSLSATAPMFEVLKLGSCNLTEFPEFLKNSSRLVDLDLSDNYIQGQIPKWMWSSTRETLLSLNLSGNSLSGFDQNLVGLPWRNLKVFQLGFNRIQGSLPAPPATIKIYSVPNNVYSGEMSASFCNLSSLLILDLSNNNLSGLIPQCLGNSGALEILNLRNNSFQGQIPPMCTNGISFKSVDLSENMLQGELPISMANCTRLEFLNLGKNQISGILPTWLWDLPVLRVLRLRSNRFYGTIVAAPTNLGSSIELCIIDLSHNSFSGTLPILPHNYEVYWNCLESVGGIYEESTMFQDTYRVGAVTYHYDYSMSISGIGVVLKPLKYADSPYFKVIDLSSNKFEGEIPTIVYEYLVGLQLLNLSNNILIGSIPSSIGNWTGLESLDLSNNHLSGEIPRSLEQLTSISAFNVSHNHLRGPVPHENQFRTFERSSYLGNPSLCGFPLQVKCEDSETSKSQPPGFIEEDHQDPDYPFEWRVFFPAGLASGLVVGFVAGNTLTTNKQQWFVEKFCKRRRHPRRTNKGRRAHRNF